From Salarias fasciatus chromosome 5, fSalaFa1.1, whole genome shotgun sequence, a single genomic window includes:
- the slc6a11a gene encoding solute carrier family 6 member 11a, producing the protein MPVLPFQQVSVSGMAGFVRRLCDVPEKSAPQAAEERGKWGSKREFILSVAGAIIGLGNVWRFPYLCYKNGGGAFFIPYLLFLVTCGIPLFVLETALGQYTSQGGIMCWRKVCPLFEGMGYASQLIIFYGSISYIVILAWAFLYFFSSFSGELPWASCNNTWNTDGCVVINNYNASGNWTTAVNSSSSVVEFWQRRVLSISSGIESLGKIQWDLSLCLLLAWTICYFCIWKGVRSTGKATYFTATFPFVMLIVLFLRGMTLPGAFHGLQYYLYPNPARLADPQVWMDAGTQIFYSYAICLGCLTTLGSYNEYNNNCYRDSFFLCLLNSATSFISGFAIFSVLGYMSQKQGVDIASVAESGPGLVFIVYPQAVTLLPFPQVWSVCFFSMIILLGIDGQFAGLESIMTSLSDIYPSQMRKGYRREICLLVICAICYVFGLLLVTEAGAYILQIFDHYVCSGPTLLLMAIFQSVIIGWIYGADRFCDNIQDMIGYKPLVLIKYSWLYATPVICSGTLVFLLLRYTPMRFNNSYVYPWWAYCIGWFLAMSSLVMIPLTMIYKLAQGKGTLWQRLKASSQPADDLPETAKEMESVRLPLHLSDDGKNSHVH; encoded by the exons ATGCCTGTCTTGCCATTCCAACAAGTGTCAGTGAGCGGCATGGCAGGCTTCGTGCGCAGGCTGTGTGACGTCCCCGAGAAGAGCGCTCCGCAGGCTGCGGAGGAGCGCGGCAAGTGGGGCAGCAAGAGGGAGTTCATCCTGTCTGTGGCCGGCGCGATCATCGGACTGGGCAATGTGTGGAGATTTCCATATCTTTGCTACAAAAATGGTGgtg GTGCATTCTTCATTCCTTACCTGTTGTTCCTGGTCACCTGCGGGATTCCCCTGTTTGTGCTGGAGACGGCGCTGGGCCAGTACACCAGCCAGGGAGGGATCATGTGCTGGAGGAAGGTTTGTCCTTTGTTTGAAG GAATGGGATACGCCAGCCAGCTAATCATTTTCTATGGGAGCATCAGCTACATTGTGATCTTAGCCTGGGCTTTTCTCtactttttctcttccttctctggAGAGTTGCCATGGGCTTCTTGTAACAACACATGGAACACAG ATGGTTGTGTGGTAATAAACAACTATAATGCCTCTGGTAACTGGACCACAGCTGTGAATTCATCATCGTCTGTTGTAGAGTTTTGGCA GAGACGAGTGTTAAGCATATCCTCCGGCATTGAGTCCTTGGGAAAGATTCAGTGGGACCTTTCTTTGTGCCTCCTTCTGGCATGGACCATCTGCTACTTTTGTATCTGGAAGGGAGTCAGATCCACAGGAAAG GCTACTTACTTCACGGCCACGTTCCCATTCGTCATGTTAATAGTGCTGTTTCTCAGAGGAATGACTCTCCCTGGAGCCTTTCACGGTCTCCAGTACTATCTGTACCCCAACCCTGCACGGCTCGCCGACCCACAG GTCTGGATGGATGCTGGAACACAAATATTTTATTCCTACGCCATTTGTTTGGGATGCTTAACTACACTGGGGAGCTACAACGAATACAACAACAACTGTTACAG GGACTCCTTCTTCCTTTGCCTGTTGAACAGTGCAACCAGCTTTATCTCTGGTTTTgccattttctctgttttgggCTACATGTCACAAAAGCAGGGAGTTGACATTGCATCGGTGGCTGAGTCAG GGCCTGGCCTCGTCTTCATAGTTTACCCCCAAGCTGTGACTCTGCTGCCGTTCCCTCAGGTCTGGTCCGTGTGCTTCTTCAGCATGATCATCCTGTTGGGGATAGATGGCCAG TTTGCCGGGCTGGAAAGCATCATGACGTCTCTGTCGGACATCTACCCCTCCCAGATGCGCAAAGGATACCGCAGGGAGATCTGCCTGTTGGTGATCTGTGCTATCTGCTATGTGTTCGGTCTTCTTTTGGTGACAGag GCAGGAGCATACATTCTGCAGATCTTTGATCACTACGTATGCAGCGGTCCCACTCTTCTGCTGATGGCGATCTTCCAGTCAGTGATTATCGGATGGATTTATG GTGCCGACCGCTTCTGTGACAACATCCAGGACATGATTGGGTACAAACCTCTCGTACTGATTAAGTACAGCTGGCTGTATGCGACCCCTGTTATCTGCAGC GGGACActtgtgtttttgctgctgaGATACACCCCAATGAGGTTCAACAATTCCTACGTGTATCCTTGGTGGGCCTACTGCATCGGCTGGTTCCTGGCCATGTCCTCTCTCGTCATGATCCCTCTCACCATGATCTACAAGCTGGCCCAAGGAAAAGGGACTCTCTGGCAG CGTCTCAAAGCCAGCTCCCAGCCTGCAGATGACCTTCCAGAGACGGCAAAGGAAATGGAAAGTGTGCGTCTCCCACTGCACCTCAGTGATGATGGGAAAAACAGCCACGTTCACTGA